In Candidatus Manganitrophus noduliformans, the genomic stretch TAGGGACGAACACTCTGAAGCACAGGGAGGAGGAAAATCCGATGAAAGTGACCAGCCGCTCCATTCAGAACAACAAACGTATTCCCGAAGCGAACGCCGCGGGCGTTCCGGGACCGAGCGGTCCCGTTCCGGGACAGAACAAGAGCCCGCATATCTCTTGGTCCGACTTTCCGGAAAATACCAAGTCATTCGCAATTATCGCCCACGACCCCGACGTGCCGTCGAAGCCCGACGACGTCAACAAGCCGGACCGAACCGTGCCGTACGATTTGCCCCGCGTCGATTTCTATCACTGGGTCCTCGTCGACATTCCGGCGAACGTGACCGAGCTGGCCGAAGGGCAAGACTCCGACGGCT encodes the following:
- a CDS encoding YbhB/YbcL family Raf kinase inhibitor-like protein, translated to MKVTSRSIQNNKRIPEANAAGVPGPSGPVPGQNKSPHISWSDFPENTKSFAIIAHDPDVPSKPDDVNKPDRTVPYDLPRVDFYHWVLVDIPANVTELAEGQDSDGFTPKGKKPGKVAYGARGINSYKDWFGEDPQMGGDYGGYDGPWPPFNDERLHHYHFTVYALNVPSLEMPERFNGPDALKAMQGHILDKATLMGTYALNPNARE